One region of Nitrospinaceae bacterium genomic DNA includes:
- a CDS encoding alanine racemase: protein MSNHRATVAQIDLDAFKHNLKEIRSLVAPQVKIMAVVKADAYGHGAVPCAKAAVEARTNWLGVAILEEGIELRENGITVPILVMGSIFPNEANDLVRHDLSTAVSTLPLAEMLSQQAEKQGKTVGVHLKVDTGMGRLGMFPEDLLCLVERIQSLKNLRIEGIFTHLSSADEPDTEYTELQFTRLLHALTALKAKKIPLPMIHVANSAAILMVPDSHLNMVRPGIILYGALPSPDLKPTVDAMKAHDVSFRPVMSWKSKIIQINQVPKGAPLSYNRQFTTERDSLIATLPTGYGDGLNRALSNNMDVLIRGQRAPQVGIICMDLTLVDVTDIKGVQLEDEVVLIGTQGEETITADDMAEQCGTISYEILCNVSKRVPRVYLP, encoded by the coding sequence ATGTCAAACCACCGGGCAACCGTCGCCCAAATCGACCTCGACGCTTTCAAGCACAATTTAAAGGAGATTCGTTCCCTTGTGGCTCCGCAGGTCAAAATCATGGCCGTCGTCAAAGCAGACGCTTATGGGCACGGAGCGGTCCCCTGCGCCAAAGCCGCGGTCGAAGCCAGGACCAACTGGCTCGGTGTCGCCATCCTCGAAGAAGGCATCGAACTCCGGGAAAACGGCATCACGGTTCCCATCCTGGTCATGGGAAGTATTTTCCCCAACGAGGCGAACGACCTCGTTCGTCACGACTTGTCCACCGCTGTCAGCACCCTGCCGCTGGCCGAGATGCTCTCCCAGCAAGCGGAGAAACAGGGCAAGACCGTCGGCGTCCACCTGAAAGTCGATACCGGGATGGGACGGCTCGGGATGTTTCCCGAAGACCTGCTCTGCCTCGTGGAGCGAATACAGTCCTTAAAAAACCTGCGGATCGAGGGGATATTCACCCATCTGTCCTCCGCCGATGAGCCGGACACGGAATACACTGAGTTGCAATTCACCCGTCTGCTTCACGCGCTGACCGCATTGAAGGCCAAGAAAATTCCATTGCCCATGATTCACGTCGCCAACAGCGCGGCTATTTTGATGGTTCCCGACAGTCATCTCAACATGGTGCGTCCGGGAATCATTCTATACGGCGCCCTTCCCTCGCCTGACCTGAAACCAACGGTAGACGCAATGAAAGCGCACGATGTTTCATTTCGTCCGGTCATGAGTTGGAAAAGCAAAATCATCCAGATCAATCAGGTGCCCAAAGGGGCGCCCTTGAGCTACAACCGGCAATTCACCACCGAACGCGACAGCCTGATCGCCACCCTCCCCACCGGCTACGGCGACGGGTTGAACCGCGCGCTTTCAAACAATATGGACGTTCTCATCCGCGGACAGCGGGCGCCGCAGGTGGGCATCATCTGCATGGATCTGACGTTGGTCGATGTGACGGATATAAAAGGCGTACAATTAGAAGATGAAGTGGTGTTGATCGGAACGCAGGGGGAAGAAACCATCACCGCCGATGATATGGCCGAACAGTGCGGGACGATTTCTTATGAAATTCTGTGTAATGTAAGTAAGCGGGTGCCGAGGGTATATCTGCCTTGA
- the ybhL gene encoding inner membrane protein YbhL: MENMPRTMSVDAVAAEQQRFMVRVYNWMTAGLGVTGFLAFYVSTSETMMNIVHGNPIVPIVLIVAQLGLVIYLSGWIEKMSASQATGIFMLYAGLTGLTFSFIFMAYTTASITSTFFVTAGTFAAMSFYGYTTKKDLTSWGSFLFMGLIGIIIASLVNLFLQNEAMHWIITYAGVLIFVGLTAYDTQKIKEMNILGNEGTDEDTKEAVSGALRLYLDFINLFLMLLRIMGDRR; the protein is encoded by the coding sequence ATGGAAAATATGCCAAGAACAATGAGCGTGGACGCAGTCGCGGCGGAACAACAGCGTTTCATGGTTCGGGTTTACAACTGGATGACAGCCGGTTTGGGTGTGACCGGGTTTTTAGCTTTCTACGTCTCGACGAGTGAGACGATGATGAATATTGTCCACGGCAACCCGATCGTTCCCATCGTACTGATCGTCGCGCAGTTGGGTTTGGTGATTTACCTGTCCGGCTGGATTGAAAAAATGTCTGCCAGTCAGGCCACAGGTATCTTCATGTTATATGCGGGGCTGACCGGACTGACGTTTTCCTTTATCTTTATGGCTTATACGACCGCCTCCATCACCTCGACATTTTTCGTCACTGCCGGGACGTTCGCAGCGATGAGCTTTTATGGGTACACCACCAAAAAGGATCTGACCTCCTGGGGAAGCTTCCTTTTTATGGGGTTGATCGGAATCATCATCGCTTCCCTGGTCAACCTGTTTTTGCAGAATGAGGCCATGCATTGGATCATCACCTATGCAGGCGTGCTCATATTTGTGGGGTTGACAGCCTACGATACCCAGAAAATCAAGGAAATGAATATCCTGGGAAACGAAGGCACGGATGAAGACACCAAAGAAGCGGTATCCGGCGCACTGCGGCTTTACCTGGATTTCATCAACCTCTTCCTGATGCTCCTGAGGATTATGGGAGACAGAAGGTAA
- the pyrD gene encoding dihydroorotate dehydrogenase B (NAD(+)), catalytic subunit yields MTSGNNVDLAVTLGRLELDNPVIAASGTFGYGLEYRPFVDLNRLGGFATKGLSMRPRFGNPVPRMVETASGMLNAIGLENIGLEKFLSEKLPVLQSYNTRIIVNFFGDTRAEYIEMAAALSDVERVDALEMNISCPNVEEGGVQFSSDPTVVHDLVEAVRKATGKFLIVKLSPNVTDITAIAKAAEDGGADALSLINTQIGMSIDLETGKPWLANQTGGLSGPAIKPIALQMVYKTVRAVKTPVIGIGGISNTEDALEFLAAGATAIQIGTANFIDPAITMKVVDGIRNYCQTHGIQRVDDLKLKED; encoded by the coding sequence ATGACGAGCGGAAACAATGTGGATCTTGCCGTTACATTGGGACGGCTTGAGTTGGACAATCCCGTGATCGCGGCTTCCGGGACATTTGGCTACGGACTGGAGTACCGTCCGTTCGTGGATTTGAACCGCCTGGGGGGATTCGCGACCAAGGGCCTTTCCATGCGACCCAGGTTTGGAAATCCCGTTCCCCGCATGGTGGAAACGGCGTCGGGCATGTTGAATGCTATCGGACTGGAAAATATCGGTCTGGAAAAGTTCCTGAGCGAAAAACTTCCCGTCCTGCAAAGCTATAACACCCGCATCATCGTCAATTTTTTTGGCGATACCCGTGCGGAATACATTGAAATGGCCGCCGCCCTGTCCGATGTCGAGCGGGTGGACGCGTTGGAGATGAATATTTCCTGCCCCAACGTGGAAGAGGGCGGTGTGCAGTTCAGCTCCGACCCCACAGTGGTGCATGACCTGGTCGAAGCGGTCCGAAAGGCCACGGGAAAATTTTTGATCGTCAAACTCTCGCCCAATGTGACCGATATCACCGCAATCGCCAAGGCCGCCGAAGATGGGGGGGCCGACGCGCTTTCCCTGATCAACACGCAGATCGGCATGTCCATCGACCTGGAAACGGGCAAACCCTGGCTGGCGAATCAAACCGGAGGGCTTTCCGGCCCCGCGATCAAGCCGATCGCGCTGCAGATGGTTTATAAAACGGTTCGCGCCGTCAAGACTCCGGTGATCGGCATCGGCGGCATCTCAAATACGGAAGACGCGCTGGAATTTTTAGCCGCGGGAGCGACCGCCATTCAAATCGGCACCGCCAATTTTATCGACCCTGCGATCACGATGAAGGTTGTTGATGGGATTCGGAATTACTGCCAAACCCACGGCATTCAAAGAGTGGATGACCTAAAGTTGAAAGAGGATTGA
- the phoB gene encoding DNA-binding response regulator, with protein MKNNILLVDDDKDLVAALELKLSKEGFKVETASDGEGAIKKIRLKVPDLLVLDVNMPGMSGMDVCKTLRSENRTATVPIIMLTARDEEIDRVLGLEFGADDYMTKPFNTRELVLRIKSVLKRVYAPPEAKEQFKYGCLFVNLANHAVTVKNKEVDLTLTEFKLLARLIESPGKIKPRDVLLEQIWEYGDGVFSRTIDTHIQRLRSKLKDAGGYIETVRGVGYRFQDQK; from the coding sequence ATGAAAAATAATATTTTATTGGTGGATGACGACAAGGATTTGGTTGCGGCCCTGGAACTGAAGCTGAGTAAAGAGGGGTTCAAAGTCGAAACGGCTTCCGATGGCGAAGGCGCTATCAAGAAAATCCGCTTAAAAGTTCCCGACCTGTTGGTTTTGGATGTCAATATGCCGGGCATGAGCGGCATGGATGTCTGTAAGACCCTGCGTTCCGAAAACCGCACGGCCACCGTTCCCATCATTATGTTGACTGCGCGGGATGAAGAAATCGACCGCGTCCTGGGGTTGGAGTTTGGCGCCGACGATTATATGACGAAACCTTTCAATACGCGAGAGCTGGTGCTTCGAATCAAAAGCGTTTTGAAACGCGTTTATGCTCCGCCGGAAGCTAAGGAGCAGTTTAAATATGGATGTCTATTCGTGAACCTTGCCAATCACGCGGTCACGGTAAAAAATAAGGAAGTGGATTTGACCCTGACGGAGTTCAAACTTCTTGCGCGTTTGATTGAAAGCCCGGGGAAAATCAAGCCTCGCGATGTTCTCCTTGAACAGATTTGGGAATACGGAGACGGCGTTTTTTCGCGGACGATAGACACTCACATCCAAAGGCTCCGCTCTAAGCTAAAGGATGCCGGTGGTTATATTGAAACCGTCCGCGGTGTGGGTTACCGGTTTCAGGATCAAAAGTAG
- the batD gene encoding hypothetical protein, translating to MHPRLSKIISGLFLAGVALAASVGLPNLAGADEIKISASVDKNQLSLEDSVRLSLTVQGVQNAPEPQLPELPDFQIRSAGTSSSTQIVNGTMNVSVTYNYLLIPHSTGTFTVGSASLELAGVTYRTEPITLTVAPAGQSAVKSESPAFIETSVSNDSPFVNEQLTYTFKLYRRMEAKNFNLIMAYEDEDFRKEDMGDAKTYSSLINGVQYQIHELSAALYPIHAGQVEIPPATLELDLINRPRNSRHRNPFPGFFDDSFFGSRASSVHKVLRSDPIPVTVRPLPEKGKPRDFSNLVGKLQLSSTLGKDKLQVGDTTTLTLTVTGPGNVKELSLALPEMEDAFKIYPDQPESRTLAKGNELVGEKVFKFALVPLKSGRLTLPSITIPYFDPVSETYQTATTSPRELTVLPGSGTEKLNLAESTLSTGNESGNNIKILGEDILPIHTRLSDFETQSTDRSNLLPYTAGLMIPPVLFLMFTAYMRYNLRLRYDIAFVRNRKAYKVAQQKLKHLSSAPPENNPRNFGRELSEIFREYIGDKLNLPGKAITSSEVERKLIDRHYSEAQAVSTRKLLEKYENLQYAPGNLGKNEDLINESRDLLNQLEKQA from the coding sequence ATGCACCCGAGGCTCTCAAAAATAATCAGCGGTTTATTTCTCGCAGGTGTTGCGCTCGCAGCGTCTGTAGGACTTCCAAATCTGGCCGGAGCCGATGAAATAAAGATTTCCGCAAGCGTCGACAAAAACCAGCTGTCCCTGGAAGACAGCGTCCGCCTGTCCCTCACCGTCCAGGGAGTACAAAACGCTCCGGAACCGCAACTGCCTGAGCTTCCCGATTTTCAGATTCGGTCCGCCGGCACGTCCTCATCCACGCAAATCGTCAACGGAACCATGAACGTTTCAGTCACTTACAATTATTTGCTCATTCCGCACAGTACAGGAACTTTTACCGTAGGGTCTGCAAGCCTGGAACTGGCGGGGGTGACTTATCGCACCGAACCCATCACTCTGACAGTTGCCCCAGCGGGCCAGAGCGCCGTAAAAAGCGAATCACCGGCCTTCATAGAAACTTCGGTTTCCAATGACAGCCCCTTCGTCAATGAGCAGTTGACATACACGTTCAAACTGTACCGCCGGATGGAAGCAAAAAATTTCAACCTCATCATGGCTTATGAAGATGAGGATTTCCGCAAAGAGGACATGGGCGATGCTAAAACCTACTCCAGTCTGATCAATGGAGTGCAATACCAGATCCACGAGTTATCGGCGGCCCTTTACCCGATCCATGCCGGGCAGGTTGAAATTCCACCGGCAACGCTTGAACTCGATCTCATCAACCGGCCGAGAAATTCCAGGCATCGGAATCCATTTCCAGGTTTTTTTGACGATTCTTTTTTTGGCTCCAGGGCTTCATCCGTCCACAAGGTGCTGCGTTCCGATCCCATCCCGGTGACGGTCCGCCCTCTCCCTGAAAAGGGAAAACCGCGGGACTTTTCAAATCTGGTGGGGAAGCTGCAACTTTCGTCCACGCTTGGCAAAGATAAATTGCAGGTGGGTGACACCACCACACTGACCCTCACCGTGACCGGGCCGGGAAACGTCAAAGAGTTATCGCTTGCCCTTCCTGAGATGGAAGATGCGTTTAAAATTTATCCGGACCAGCCCGAATCGCGAACCCTCGCTAAAGGCAATGAACTGGTCGGTGAAAAGGTTTTTAAATTTGCGCTGGTTCCTTTAAAAAGTGGACGGCTGACCCTGCCCTCGATAACAATACCCTATTTTGACCCGGTCTCAGAAACCTATCAAACCGCAACAACGAGCCCCAGGGAACTGACTGTCCTTCCCGGCAGTGGCACAGAAAAGTTGAACCTGGCCGAATCGACCCTTTCCACCGGGAATGAATCAGGGAACAATATTAAAATCCTGGGAGAGGACATTCTTCCCATCCACACCCGGCTGTCGGATTTTGAAACTCAATCGACAGACCGCTCCAATCTATTGCCGTACACCGCGGGATTGATGATTCCTCCTGTCCTTTTTCTAATGTTCACGGCCTATATGCGCTATAACCTTCGACTTAGATACGACATAGCCTTTGTCCGCAACCGCAAAGCCTATAAAGTCGCCCAGCAAAAATTAAAGCACCTTTCATCAGCCCCTCCTGAAAACAACCCCAGGAACTTTGGCAGGGAATTATCGGAGATTTTCCGGGAATACATCGGTGACAAACTGAACCTGCCGGGAAAAGCCATCACTTCATCGGAGGTGGAACGCAAACTCATCGACCGCCACTATTCCGAGGCGCAGGCGGTTTCGACGCGTAAATTGCTGGAAAAATATGAAAACCTGCAATACGCTCCCGGCAATCTCGGCAAAAATGAAGACCTGATCAATGAATCCAGAGATTTATTGAACCAACTGGAGAAGCAGGCATGA
- the fdhF gene encoding formate dehydrogenase has translation MLRALYSRNSCKSCALGMGGQQGGMKNERGSFPEVCNKSFLAQASDMQGALPIDFFDRHDIATLSQWSPRQLELSGRLTQPVLCEPNATHYRPISWTDAAERIVDKIQATSPDRTFFYSSGRSSNEAGFLLQLFARSFGTNNVNNCSYYCHQASGVGLSQSIGSGTATVQLEDLDATDLIFLIGANPASNHPRFMRTLMEIRRRGGKVVVINPAREPGLENFSVPSDVRSLLFGSEIASTYVQPNIGGDIALLKGIGKALIEISGKEPEILVPEFIENHTEDYLAYKKDLEETSWEILEKDSGIAQEVMQDIARQYSRAKNVVFAWAMGITHHAHGVENVHSIVNLALMRGMVARKNAGLLPLRGHSNVQGIGSIGFTPELKQKIFNNLETSCKISLPSQKGLDTLGCMEASKEGQFDFAWNLGGNLFGSNPDSKFAREALSNIDFVLYMNTTLNQSHFLGRGKTSLILPVLARDEEPQATTQESMFSYVRMSDGGDPRHLGPRSEVSVIAEIAARVLDQHPIPWNELRQHENIRKLIGTVIPGFEKMQEIDATRKEFHINGRILHSPNFPTETGKARFQICALPNISHTDRGKNSFQLMTVRSEGQFNTVVYDLEDRYRGIPSRDVVLMNPEDIRSHGFQEGQKVTVANDTGELTSLKIISFPIKSGNIMMYYPEANVLVPRHHDKQSRTPSFKSVPVAVNAEG, from the coding sequence ATGTTGCGGGCCTTGTATTCCCGGAACAGCTGTAAAAGCTGTGCTCTGGGCATGGGCGGGCAACAGGGCGGGATGAAAAACGAACGGGGAAGTTTCCCGGAGGTTTGCAACAAATCGTTTCTCGCCCAGGCGTCGGATATGCAGGGTGCCCTGCCCATCGATTTCTTCGACCGTCACGATATAGCGACATTGTCCCAATGGTCGCCCAGGCAACTCGAATTGAGCGGACGTCTGACTCAGCCGGTTCTCTGTGAACCCAATGCCACTCATTACCGCCCCATTTCCTGGACCGATGCCGCAGAACGCATCGTTGACAAGATCCAGGCAACCTCTCCGGACCGGACATTTTTTTATTCCAGCGGGCGCTCCTCCAACGAAGCCGGGTTTCTGCTTCAGCTTTTCGCCCGGTCTTTCGGAACCAACAACGTCAACAACTGTTCTTACTATTGCCACCAGGCATCGGGAGTGGGTTTATCGCAGAGCATCGGCTCCGGGACGGCTACGGTGCAACTGGAAGACCTGGATGCAACGGATCTGATCTTTTTGATAGGCGCCAACCCCGCATCCAATCATCCGCGCTTCATGCGCACCCTCATGGAAATCCGCCGCCGGGGCGGAAAAGTCGTCGTCATCAACCCGGCCCGGGAACCGGGTCTGGAAAATTTCAGCGTTCCATCGGATGTCAGAAGCCTGCTCTTTGGTTCGGAAATTGCCAGCACCTATGTGCAACCCAATATCGGCGGCGACATCGCGCTTTTAAAAGGAATTGGCAAGGCACTCATCGAAATTTCGGGAAAAGAACCTGAAATTCTCGTCCCGGAATTTATTGAAAACCACACCGAAGATTATCTCGCTTACAAAAAAGATCTGGAAGAAACATCCTGGGAAATTTTGGAAAAGGACTCAGGCATCGCTCAGGAAGTCATGCAGGACATCGCCCGCCAATATTCCCGTGCGAAAAATGTCGTCTTCGCCTGGGCGATGGGCATCACCCACCATGCTCATGGCGTCGAAAACGTGCATTCCATCGTCAATCTGGCGTTGATGCGCGGCATGGTGGCCCGCAAAAACGCCGGCCTTTTGCCTTTGCGCGGTCACAGTAACGTTCAGGGAATCGGTTCCATCGGCTTTACGCCGGAGTTAAAACAGAAAATTTTTAACAATCTTGAAACCTCCTGCAAAATATCCCTTCCATCCCAAAAGGGGCTGGACACGCTGGGCTGTATGGAAGCGAGTAAAGAAGGACAATTCGATTTTGCCTGGAACCTGGGCGGCAACCTGTTCGGCTCCAATCCCGATTCAAAATTCGCCAGAGAGGCATTGAGCAATATCGATTTTGTCCTGTACATGAACACCACTCTCAATCAGAGCCATTTCCTGGGCAGAGGCAAAACCTCACTCATCCTCCCGGTTCTGGCCCGCGATGAAGAACCGCAAGCCACCACTCAGGAAAGCATGTTCAGTTATGTCCGCATGAGCGACGGTGGCGACCCCCGCCATTTGGGCCCTCGAAGCGAAGTGAGCGTGATCGCGGAAATTGCCGCAAGGGTTCTCGATCAACATCCCATTCCCTGGAACGAACTCAGACAACATGAAAATATCCGGAAACTGATCGGGACCGTCATCCCGGGGTTTGAAAAAATGCAGGAAATAGACGCCACCCGAAAGGAGTTTCATATTAACGGCAGGATTCTGCATTCCCCGAATTTTCCAACGGAAACCGGGAAAGCCAGGTTTCAGATATGCGCACTTCCCAACATTTCCCATACGGATAGGGGAAAAAATTCCTTTCAACTGATGACCGTTCGGTCGGAAGGGCAATTCAATACCGTTGTGTACGACCTGGAAGATCGATACCGGGGAATTCCGTCGAGGGATGTGGTTCTGATGAATCCTGAAGACATCCGGTCACACGGATTTCAGGAGGGGCAAAAAGTTACGGTGGCAAACGACACGGGTGAGTTGACCAGTCTGAAAATCATTTCTTTTCCGATCAAATCAGGAAATATCATGATGTACTACCCGGAAGCCAATGTCCTGGTTCCCAGGCATCACGACAAACAATCCAGAACGCCTTCATTTAAATCCGTGCCTGTGGCGGTAAACGCGGAGGGATGA
- the ampG gene encoding AmpG family muropeptide MFS transporter, which yields MASENNLPTLRSLANVRIGTVLVLGFSSGLPLALTGGTLQAWMAVEGVDLGTIGIFTLVGLPYTLKFIWSPILDRFVPPFLGRRRGWMLICQLALMGLIATMGGFSPKSFPWIVAFLAVMITFMSASQDVVVDAYRTDVLRERERGLGAGVFVTGYRIAMLVSGALALIFSEVLGWRLTYLLMAALLTIGVLATLFGPEPEEKVIPPRTLAEAVGGPLKEFFSRPGAWALLALIVLYKLGDAFAGTLTTAFLIRGPEFSVAEVGAINKGMGLFATIIGALFGGVIMARLGMFRSLLYFGILQAVSNLSFMVLAMLGKNYTMMVFAVAFENLAGGMGTASFVGFLMALCDHRYTATQFALLSALASLGRVFVGPPSGFLADVTGWPVFFFITFLVALPGLGLLWWMRETVQGMNHSGSEKQASG from the coding sequence GTGGCTAGCGAAAATAACCTTCCGACATTGAGGTCCCTGGCGAACGTCCGTATTGGAACGGTGCTTGTGCTGGGGTTTTCCTCTGGATTGCCACTGGCTTTGACGGGGGGCACCCTGCAAGCCTGGATGGCGGTGGAAGGGGTGGATCTGGGGACGATAGGAATATTCACCCTGGTGGGTTTGCCCTACACCCTTAAATTCATCTGGTCGCCCATTCTGGATCGATTTGTTCCCCCGTTTCTGGGAAGAAGGCGGGGTTGGATGCTGATTTGTCAGCTTGCGCTGATGGGCCTCATTGCGACAATGGGCGGATTTTCGCCAAAAAGCTTTCCCTGGATCGTGGCTTTTTTGGCGGTGATGATTACTTTTATGTCGGCCTCGCAGGATGTGGTTGTGGATGCCTACCGCACGGACGTCTTGCGGGAGCGCGAACGAGGATTGGGCGCCGGGGTCTTTGTGACCGGGTACCGGATTGCCATGCTGGTTTCAGGAGCCCTGGCCCTGATTTTTTCAGAGGTATTGGGCTGGCGGTTGACCTACCTCCTGATGGCGGCCTTATTGACGATAGGAGTGCTGGCAACCCTTTTCGGGCCGGAACCGGAGGAAAAGGTGATTCCACCCCGGACGCTTGCAGAAGCGGTGGGCGGGCCGCTCAAGGAATTTTTTTCAAGGCCTGGCGCCTGGGCGCTTTTGGCATTGATCGTTCTTTATAAGCTGGGCGACGCCTTTGCAGGGACCTTGACCACGGCTTTTTTGATACGCGGACCGGAGTTTTCCGTCGCTGAGGTGGGGGCCATCAATAAGGGCATGGGTTTGTTCGCCACCATCATAGGAGCGCTTTTCGGCGGGGTGATCATGGCCCGACTGGGGATGTTTCGCTCTCTATTATACTTTGGAATTTTGCAGGCGGTTTCGAACCTGTCGTTCATGGTTCTCGCCATGCTGGGCAAGAATTACACCATGATGGTGTTTGCAGTGGCCTTTGAAAACCTGGCCGGAGGCATGGGCACCGCATCGTTTGTCGGATTCCTCATGGCGCTTTGTGACCACCGTTATACCGCGACCCAATTTGCCTTGTTGTCGGCCTTGGCATCGCTGGGGCGGGTGTTTGTGGGCCCGCCTTCCGGGTTTCTTGCGGATGTGACAGGTTGGCCGGTTTTCTTTTTTATTACCTTTCTGGTGGCTCTCCCTGGCCTGGGGCTTTTGTGGTGGATGCGGGAAACCGTTCAAGGCATGAATCACAGCGGTTCCGAAAAGCAGGCAAGCGGTTGA
- a CDS encoding sodium:calcium antiporter, with translation MLINFLQLAIGLPMLYFGGDFLITGSIRLGQKFRVSPFIIGATVVGFGTSAPELAVSVLAGFQGAPELALGNVIGSNIANVGLVLGLTAFLIPLTIGKKRLKSEAPAFMLTTFLIMFLVWNFNLNRWEGGFMLLLLFIYLWLSFRKKEESEIEIEEETRLWGDKGIFFQFLLVVIGLVLLILGARFLVDGAVGIAKTLGVSEWFIGISIVALGTSLPEIVSSIMAARRGHGELAIGNVFGSNIFNILMVLGTTSLVKPLNIQEPIHADLIFTTGLSCLLIFLIWMENALTKKDGIILLLCYCTYIGVKGAGGF, from the coding sequence ATGCTGATCAACTTTCTGCAACTGGCGATCGGCCTCCCGATGCTTTACTTTGGGGGCGATTTCCTGATCACCGGAAGCATTCGTCTGGGGCAGAAGTTCAGGGTCAGTCCTTTTATCATAGGCGCTACCGTCGTCGGGTTTGGAACATCTGCGCCCGAATTGGCCGTTTCTGTTCTGGCCGGATTTCAGGGCGCTCCGGAATTGGCCCTCGGAAATGTGATCGGCAGTAATATCGCCAATGTCGGGCTTGTCCTGGGCTTGACGGCCTTTCTCATCCCGCTCACCATCGGCAAAAAACGTTTAAAGAGCGAAGCGCCTGCATTTATGCTCACAACGTTTTTGATCATGTTTCTGGTTTGGAACTTCAACTTGAACCGCTGGGAGGGAGGATTCATGCTCCTTCTGCTGTTCATCTACCTTTGGTTATCCTTCCGGAAAAAAGAGGAAAGCGAAATCGAAATCGAGGAGGAAACCCGGCTCTGGGGAGACAAAGGCATCTTTTTTCAGTTTCTACTGGTTGTCATCGGTCTCGTCCTGTTGATTCTCGGAGCCCGGTTTCTGGTCGATGGAGCGGTCGGCATTGCCAAAACGCTTGGCGTCAGTGAGTGGTTCATCGGAATTTCTATCGTTGCCCTCGGCACCAGTTTGCCGGAAATCGTATCCTCGATCATGGCCGCAAGACGGGGACATGGAGAACTGGCTATCGGCAATGTATTCGGCAGCAATATCTTTAATATCCTGATGGTCCTCGGCACAACGTCTCTGGTCAAGCCGCTGAATATTCAGGAACCGATTCACGCGGACTTAATATTCACCACCGGACTTTCGTGTCTTCTCATTTTTTTGATTTGGATGGAAAACGCGCTGACCAAAAAGGATGGGATTATTCTACTGCTCTGCTACTGCACCTACATTGGGGTAAAAGGCGCGGGGGGCTTTTGA
- the pomA_1 gene encoding flagellar motor protein MotP, giving the protein MLTNIMANPIANEAEFLDPIPGRPPQESAQMDKGTVLGVLSGVFLIVLAILNGGSPGVFINLNSALIVLGGTAATTFIAFSSKKIFMMVPVVINAFKPEVFQPSDYVEEIIDLASTYRSGGTKRLESEEQFLKNRLIKSGVSMVVDGYNSREIQEIMDRELSSMVERHNAGQKILRFMGVQAPVFGMCGTLIGLIQMLINVNNPATIGPSLATALITTFYGLILANLVITPIVSKLHTRTESETMLYRAIKVGVLGIYERTNPKKIRKNMNALLPPDQQRD; this is encoded by the coding sequence TTGCTGACCAATATTATGGCAAATCCAATCGCAAACGAAGCTGAGTTTTTAGACCCCATTCCGGGCCGGCCGCCGCAGGAAAGCGCCCAAATGGACAAGGGAACCGTTCTGGGTGTTCTCTCAGGAGTCTTTTTAATCGTTCTCGCCATTCTGAACGGCGGCTCACCTGGGGTTTTTATCAATCTGAACAGCGCTCTCATCGTGTTGGGAGGAACGGCGGCCACCACCTTCATTGCTTTTTCATCCAAGAAAATTTTCATGATGGTTCCCGTGGTGATCAACGCTTTCAAGCCGGAGGTTTTTCAACCTTCGGATTACGTCGAAGAAATCATAGACCTTGCCTCCACTTACCGTTCCGGAGGGACGAAACGGCTGGAGTCGGAAGAACAGTTTTTGAAGAACCGCTTGATCAAAAGCGGTGTGTCGATGGTTGTGGATGGCTATAACTCCCGTGAGATTCAGGAAATCATGGACCGCGAACTTTCCTCCATGGTGGAAAGACACAACGCAGGGCAGAAAATCCTGCGGTTCATGGGAGTCCAGGCGCCGGTATTCGGAATGTGCGGAACCTTGATCGGCCTGATCCAGATGCTCATCAATGTGAACAATCCGGCAACCATCGGGCCGTCCCTGGCGACCGCTTTGATCACCACGTTTTACGGGCTCATTCTGGCCAATCTGGTGATCACTCCGATCGTGTCCAAACTGCACACGCGGACGGAAAGTGAAACCATGCTCTACCGGGCCATCAAAGTGGGCGTATTAGGAATCTATGAGCGCACCAATCCTAAAAAAATTCGCAAAAATATGAACGCATTATTACCTCCTGACCAGCAAAGGGATTAA